The Chloroflexota bacterium genome window below encodes:
- a CDS encoding glycoside hydrolase family 27 protein, producing MTTSEQPLAPTPPMGWNSWNMFGSTIHEDSVRATADVLVSSGLKDCGYNYVVIDDCWSTKVGRDGNGDLVADPEKFPSGIKALADYVHSLGLKIGIYSDAAHLTCASYPGSFGFEEQDAQLWASWGIDFLKYDFCFAPTDQATAIDRYTRMGEALRKTKRQFLYSLCEWGGRSPQLWGRSVGGHMWRVTGDIFDSWVDIWVAPHKYYGVGVDTAIDIAANLAEYAGPDAWNDLDMLVVGLKGKGQISGGGLSFIEYQTHMSLWTIACSPLMIGCDIRNMDRDTTSLLTNREVLAVNQDSLGIAGRRVKQTGTCEIWKKPLADGSLAVALINRGAIGSDLTLRASDIGLLDTPKSVRNLWEQADIAEFGEAWQTRIQPHETLLLKIKA from the coding sequence ATGACGACTTCAGAACAGCCTCTCGCACCTACGCCCCCAATGGGTTGGAACTCGTGGAACATGTTTGGTAGTACGATTCATGAAGATTCAGTCCGTGCCACTGCTGACGTGCTGGTTAGCTCAGGCCTCAAGGATTGTGGTTATAACTATGTGGTGATTGATGATTGCTGGTCAACCAAAGTTGGCCGCGATGGCAACGGCGATTTGGTTGCCGACCCCGAAAAATTCCCGAGTGGCATCAAAGCGCTAGCCGATTATGTGCATAGCCTTGGCTTGAAAATTGGCATCTACTCCGATGCAGCACATTTGACGTGCGCCAGCTATCCTGGCAGCTTTGGCTTCGAGGAGCAAGATGCCCAATTGTGGGCTTCGTGGGGCATCGATTTCCTCAAATATGATTTTTGTTTTGCCCCAACCGACCAAGCCACTGCGATCGACCGCTACACCCGCATGGGCGAGGCTTTACGCAAAACTAAGCGCCAATTTCTCTACTCGTTGTGTGAGTGGGGTGGCCGCAGCCCGCAGCTCTGGGGTCGCTCGGTTGGCGGGCATATGTGGCGGGTTACTGGCGATATTTTCGATAGCTGGGTTGATATTTGGGTTGCGCCACACAAATATTATGGGGTAGGCGTTGATACAGCGATTGATATTGCCGCCAATTTAGCCGAATACGCTGGCCCCGATGCCTGGAACGATTTGGATATGCTGGTGGTTGGGTTGAAGGGCAAGGGTCAAATCTCCGGCGGCGGCTTATCATTCATCGAATATCAAACCCATATGTCATTGTGGACGATTGCCTGTTCGCCCTTGATGATCGGCTGCGATATTCGCAATATGGATCGCGATACCACCAGTTTATTGACCAATCGCGAAGTTTTGGCTGTCAACCAAGATAGCTTGGGGATTGCTGGGCGGCGCGTGAAACAAACCGGCACCTGCGAAATTTGGAAAAAACCGCTCGCCGATGGATCACTGGCGGTTGCCTTGATTAATCGTGGCGCAATTGGCAGCGATTTAACCTTGCGAGCTAGCGATATTGGCCTGCTGGATACGCCGAAATCGGTGCGTAACTTGTGGGAACAAGCAGATATTGCCGAGTTTGGCGAGGCTTGGCAAACCCGCATTCAACCGCACGAAACATTATTGCTCAAAATCAAAGCCTAA